From Candidatus Methylomirabilis lanthanidiphila, one genomic window encodes:
- a CDS encoding carbonic anhydrase, which produces MSAIRDEVLAANKVYATQFGEKAKLAMPPGRRFAILTCMDARLDPAKYAGLSEGDAHVIRNAGGRASDDAIRSLVISYKLLGTREWFVIHHTDCGMETFTDEIMRGLLAKSLTTAAIDAHGWHDTGQGPGSTEGAFIDWLTIADQVESVCADIRRIRTHPLVPRAIPIHGYIYDVKTGQLVEVPEATRIGA; this is translated from the coding sequence ATGAGCGCGATTCGAGATGAGGTCCTCGCCGCCAATAAGGTCTATGCGACACAGTTTGGGGAGAAGGCCAAGCTGGCGATGCCGCCGGGACGACGGTTCGCCATCCTGACCTGTATGGATGCGCGACTTGATCCGGCTAAATACGCCGGGCTGTCGGAAGGGGATGCCCATGTCATCCGCAATGCGGGCGGACGCGCCAGCGACGACGCGATCCGATCGCTGGTCATTTCCTATAAACTGCTCGGGACTCGGGAATGGTTTGTCATCCACCACACCGATTGCGGAATGGAGACCTTTACCGACGAGATCATGCGCGGGTTGCTGGCCAAGAGCCTTACGACCGCGGCTATCGACGCCCACGGATGGCATGATACCGGTCAAGGTCCCGGATCAACGGAAGGCGCGTTTATCGACTGGCTGACCATCGCCGACCAGGTCGAGAGTGTCTGCGCGGACATACGCCGCATCAGGACGCATCCGCTGGTCCCACGTGCGATTCCCATCCATGGCTATATCTACGACGTCAAGACCGGTCAGCTCGTCGAGGTCCCTGAGGCCACGCGAATCGGGGCGTAG